The Flammeovirga pectinis genomic interval ATACCAATATTTGTTCTATTATAATTAATTACTCGGTCTGCTTGACCATCAATAAAAGCCGTATTTTGAAACTGGAAGGTTATTTCATTACTGTTATTAGAAGACCTATGTGCAGTAGCATTATCTGTGTAAGAGACCAATAATTCTGTATCTGATTGCTTAATTGCCTGTACTCCTAATCCACTTGGTAAATTACCAACAAATAGTTTTTCTTCTTGAATGTAATTTTCTCCGTCGGTACCTGTAAAAGTACTGCCTATTAGTGTTATTGTAAATGTCTCTGAGATTGCTCCATTGTTATCACTTGATTCTGTAAAAAGAGAATCCGAAAAGGTTAATTTACCTGTAGGGCAAACAAAAGATTCTCCAAAAACAACATCAAGATCAATACCAGCATGGTTAACACTTCCATCAGATACAAATTCTAATGTATAGGTAACTCCAATTTCTCCGGTAAATAATGAGGTGTTTGTAGGCTGACTACCACAAAATGTATTCTGAATTGTTCCATCTGTACCAACGCCTTTAAATATTGTAAGTCTGTCGTAACTACATCCTGGGCCAGTTTCAATATCATACGTTCCGCTAATAATTGTTTGTTTACCTACCTGACCTATAAGCACTATCGTCCCTTCATCATTCCCTAGGTAATTTCCATCATTACCTCCAGAATCATAGATCTTTATATTACAATTTTGATTTACAGTTTGTGAGTTTTCAACATCAAAAACAACTTGAGATTGTTGTGCAAAACTAGGTAAACTTAGTAAGCCAAAAAAGAGAATTATATAGTGTTTATTTATTGATATCATTAATACGAGTAAAGAAAATCATCTTTTGCTTTAATACTATTTAGCCTATACCTAAAACACTATTTATAGACTACTTAGCGCGTAATCCATAAATAGTATCTTACTTTCTTTATTCAATACATTTATAAACAGGTAAATACTTATTCTTTTATAATTTTCTTTCTAACAAGTGTATTATCAGAAAGGATTTCGACAAAGTAAACACCACTTCTTAAGTTATCTGTAAAAGTGATTGTGTTGTCATTTACTGTAAAGTTATTACTGATATCTCTACCATTAATATCTCTTATTTTTATTCCATCTATAGTAAATTCAGTTTGTACATTTAACTGATTTTGAATAGGATTTGGATACATGACTATTGCTTTTTCTAAAGAAGAAACGGTACTTAAAACAGTCCCATTAGCCATTGTTAAATGATAATTTGTTATTGTTGCCTCGTCTTCAGAAATAACTGTGATTGCTAATGGATTACTGAAATCATAGGTAGCTCCAGATGTAGCAGCAACTTCATTATTAACAAGAAATTTTGCACCATCGCTAATACTAAATGTTGGTGTAAATACCGCAATTGATGCATTACTCTCAGCAATTGTTACTAAAATACTATCGGCACTAATTGTAACATTTGCGTCAGTAATTCCATCTATAACTACACCTGCTATTATTGCACTTTGGTTTAACCTAGGGTAAGCAATACTATACGCATATGGACTTTCTCCAAGTTGACCATTGTCAATAAAATCTGCATTGTAATCAATGTTGTACACACTATCATCTTCAGCAGAATAAACTTTAAAGCTAATCGTCTCTGCTAAATTATTGGTATACACCGTAAAATCCGAAACGTACCTCTCTTGGTCGGAAGAATAGACTAAACTACCTACCCCTCTAATTTCATCATTCACAAAAGCGGCAACTTTATCAGTAATATTATCTAAGGCTTCTCCATTTATTGTAACAAATGATGATACCTGCATTTCGTGTTGAAAAGAAGCTGCATTTACATGCTCTGGCGCAACAACAACTTGTACTGATTGAGTTGCTGAGCCATCTTGTGAAACCACTACAAATTCTTGACTATTCGAAAAATCGTAAGCCATCCCTGCCGTTGCAGCACTAGAACCATTGTATTGTAACGTTGCTCCACTACTTAATTCAAAAACTGGCGTAACAGAAGTGAAATCTGTACGGTGAAAATCTAATTCGACAAAAACAGTATCTTGAGTATATGTTACATTTCTGATCAAATTACCATTAATTGATAAACGTTCAATTTCAGCGTTTGATGAAGTTGCAGATGTTGAGAAAATATAAGGACTGGCCGTGCTACCTAAAACTCTATTTCTTTCAAATGAAACATTCTTTAAAACTGTTGATACTGTCTGATTACTTGCTGTGTAAATTCTAAATTCAATTGCTTCATTAATAATATTTGCATAAACATGTAAGTCAACAAAGTAATCTTTTTCTAAACTATCATAAGTTAATTTTGCTTTTCCTCTACATTCATTACCTACAAAAGCGGCTATATAATCTTCTGTGTTTTTTCTAAATCCAGTTGTTAATAACTTTCCTTTAAAGGACATCATATTTGAGAAGTCTGATGGGGTAACCTTATCATTATCTACATCAATATAGATCGTTGTAAACGTAGACTGGTCTGCTGATAATATTTTAAATGCTCTACGTTCCGATAAATCATAACCGTTACCAGAAACTCCTCGAAACCTATTGTTATAAACTATGTGTGCCCCTACGGAAACATCAAATACAGGATTTACATTGCTAAGGTCTACATTATAAAATGGGGTGTGTACAAAAACTGTATCACCTACAGTTGTAATACTATCCACATTTAAATTAGAAAAAGTTACTCCATTAAATGTAGCGTCACTGCTAAGTGTAGGACTTGCAATACTGTAAGCTGATGATGGTAAACCTACGTTACCATTAATTGTAAAAGGGAGTGTTTCTTGAATTGTAGTTTCTGTGTCTGAAGATTCATGGTAAACTTTAAAAGTTATGTCTTCAGTAATTGTATTTGAGTAAAGGGTGATATAGGCCAAATGCCTATTCACGGCACTAACATAGACTAATTGTGCAACTCCTCTGCATTCATCATTTACGAATGCTCCAACAACATCATTTGTACTTGTAAAATCTGTACCATTAACATTCACAAAAGCAGTGACGTTCATAGTATATTGATAGTTGTTTGGGTTAACAGTCCATGTGGGTACAGCAGCAAAGAGTAAATTACTCCCTAGCAAAAATGCTAGGGAGAAAATACTCAGAATAGTTTTATTAAATTTCATAGTTATCTCTTAATCAATCTTTTGGTAAAGATACCCTGATTTGTGATCACTTCGACAACATACATTCCAGTTTTGTAATTATCTCCAATAACTACTTTATTTATTCCAATGTTGCCTTGTGCTTCTTGCAATTCTATTACACGTCCGTCAACAGTGTATACATTAACTCGGTAATCAGTTCCTAGAACTAATTCGAATTCTAAGTTAAAGTTAGTGCTAGAAGGGTTAGGGTAAACTCTAAATTGCGAATTAGCAACCGGTTGCAGATTTGCAGAAATGATATCTCCTAACTGTATAGGCGTTTGGTAATCTCCATACACCTCATCTGCAGTAAATTCAAATTCGTCTCCTACGTTTTCGAATGCATTTCCATTATGAATAGAGTAATTTAATTTCTCTCCATCGTTTGCAAATACTGAGATAAATGCCAGGTTTCTACCGTCTATTTCGACAACATTTCCTATACCTCTTACATCATGGTGTTCATTGTTATATACATACACTTTAGAATATCCATCAGGAACTTCTACAACTGTACTCATATTAAATTCATACGCATTATGTACAAAGTCAGCAGATATATCTGGTGTTTGCTGTGTAGAACGTGCATTGGATATTACTTTAGGATAAGAGAAATCTTGAGCAGAACTGTTCGATAATAACATGTATCCTTCTCCAGTTTTCATAAAGTTTAAAGTACCTACCCATCCACTAAATTCATCGTAAACAGCAAATGTATTGTGTCCTTTAATAACGTCTCCGTTACTTGCATCATAATAAGCCAATGCATCGTTAACAGTTAAGTTATTATGTACAGGGTACGGTAACCAGTTCCAACCTGTTTGCAATGATAATGCAAACGATTCTACATTTACCATCTCACCACTTATAATAAGATCATTTGCTTGGCTCATTTTCATTTTATACATCTTCACAGTAGACATTCCACTATTTGATGTAATTGACCCTGACCAACCAATAGACTCATCGAAGATATCGAATGCAGCTTGTTCTACAATTCTATCTCCAGTAGTTAGATTTAACTGCTTTGTAAGTGTATCAAGATTATCTAGATTAGTATCATCTACTGATAAAGAAATCCATGTCCAGCCCGCATTTAAAGCAAAACTTTGCTCCATTGTATTGGTATTCGAGAATATTGCTGGATTTGCTTTATTACCAGTAATCTTATCTTGAATAAATACAAGGTTTGCATTTTCATCAATCTCTGCATCTAGAATACGACCTGTTGTTGCATCCCAAATTTTAAAAGTGACTTCTTCGCCTGAGCTCACATTAGAATATACATTTAAATAAAGGAAGTAATCATCCCAATTTTTATCATATACTAAATGTGCTTCTCCTCTTGCTTCGTTGTTTACAAATGCACCAATTTTAGTATGTTCATCTTCGGCAAAAATAGCGTTAACTTTTATCTTACCTACAATGTTCATATTGTATTCATAATCACTTGCAGTAACTGCCCAATTAGGAGCATTTTCTAATACTCTTAAATCAAACTTGATCTTTTCATCGTAATCATAATCTGTATCTAAATACAAATCAGTGCTGTATTCACCTACCGATAAGCTTGGATTAACAGATGCTGTAATTACTTTTTTACTATCCGGTCCTAATGTTCCAGTAGTTTCTGTAATGTCTAACCAAGTAGGCACATTTTCTATTGTAAAAGGTTGATCTGTACCTCCCATATTCTCTATAGTAATATCAAATGATTTTGATATGCCTACATAGTTTTGGATAGATAAGAAATCTAAACCATTATTTACAGTCCATATAACTTGATTTTTACGAACGTAAGCAGTCCAAGTAATTGGCGATGCCTGACGGTTTCCTTTTTCATCAAATAAACGGCTTACTGTAATATCCAATACTTGTCCTTCTAAAGCAGACCAGTTACTAATTACTGGTGTAATAATCATTTCATCCTCATTAATGATATAATTCACAGCAAACATCTCTAAATGACGTTTTGGTTTAATTGCTGGAGAATCTTTATCAAAATTAGGAGAACCTGCGTTCATTAAACTTGTAGATGTAGCCACTATTTCATTGTTAGACATATGATAATATGTTGGTGCTACACCATCTACAGGATCTGGCTCGTTCATTTGTAAATACAACATTAAACCAGTTGTAGAGAAATCAACCTCGTAGAATCTATCTCTGTCTAATTGTTCTTTAGCTCTCGATAAGTTCCATAATCTTAACTCGTCTATCTGACCTGTAAAATGTCTATCCACTTCATAAACGCCATTGTTTCTAAAACCTCTTGCACCTACAAATATTCTACTACCTGTAAATCCACTGATATCATTAGATATATTTGAAGAAACAAGGTCTGCATCTACATACGTTTTTAATGCACCTAAACGGTTAAGAACTAAACCAACGTGATGCCATTGTCCATCAACAATATCACCTGTAAGTTCGTAAGATACTCCCTCGTTTTTAAGGTATAACTTCCCATTTGTATGTACATCTACCGACCATTTATTTGCTGTTCCGTTCGCCTCTATAACATCGGTTCCATCACCTTTACCATTAGAGAAAATCGTTGCGTCTTGAGATTGATCCATTTTTACCCAGAAAGATAAAGATAAATCCATCTCATTACTTATTTGAACAAAGCCTACATTATCAAGCGTTAGATAATCGTTATTTTCAAAGTTATATGCAGTGCCTTTAGGTCTAATATCCCATTCGGCATTCATAAATCCATGCTTATTACGTGCTTTATCATTTACAACATTATCACGTCCTTCGTTCATAGGCCAGTACCCTTGTAGGCCTCTTTCTGAGCCTAATAAAGTAGAGTACATTTTAGCGTATGCTTCAGAAATAGATAAAGCTTTAGACCATAATCGAACATCAAGAAGGTTACCTTTAAAATCACTTCCTCCAAATACTAGATTATTGATATTTTGTACGGCAAAAGCACCCGTATTTGTAACTCCTAATTCAGTATCGTCTTGGTAGATACGCATTGTTCCTGTTCCATCTCCATCATATACAAAAACATAATGGTGGAATAATCCATCTGTAGCAATTGAACCCGAAACCGATTGCGGGCTACTACCCTGAATAGTCCATGTTAAGGTGTTACCAACTAAGGTAGCATCCATACCATTTTCTTGTTCAAAAATAACTGCACTTGCTTCGGTTGTTAAATCCCTCATCCAGAATTCTAAAGTAAAAGCTTCCGTACTTATTGACGGTTTCTCTAACGTTACTTTATTTGTTGCTCCTTGGAAAAATACAGATGTACCGTGACTGATCTCTTGATCATTAGTCTGACCTACAATTTCTATATTACTGATAGCAGAGTTGTACAATACATTTTCACTGAATTGCATTCTTAAATCTTCTCCTGCACTTAATATTCCATCTGCTGGAGAAGGAGTACCAAACGCTACAGGAATATTTAAATCCACTTTACCAGACACAACATTTGATACATATTCGGTACCATTACTACAATAAGAAATTGCACGAATATCATAGTCTCCATCACTTAAACCTTCTGCTCCAATATCCCATGAGAAGGTAATATTATCGGCATCCATTAAAGTGATTTTTTGCTCATCTGCATCTACAGCAGTAGTATATGCTGTTTCATCATTGTAATAGGTATGTAATCTAGACCATGTTGGCGATGTAGATTTTCTGTATTCTAAACGCACTTTTTCGAATGAATTATAGTTACGAGAATAATCTCCTAAAACAATTGGCATTGAGTTCGTACTACCATCATCATTAAAAGCTGTAGAAGCATTCATAACCCATTTATCTAATGGTTTTTGAACTTCTATTTTAGTACAAGATGGTACATAATGTAATGAAACATCAATTGTATGTTGTAAATCAGAACCTTCACAAATAGATTCTAATACAATTGTAAGATCTTCATAATCGTAAACATCTGGTTTCGATTTCTCAAAATAAACCGTATAAGTTACTGGCTGATCGTGTGGCACTTCTAATGCCACTCCGCCAGATGGAATATTAGAGATAATGTTATATGGATTGGTTGTATTATCAATATATAACATGAAACTTACGTTCTCATTTAGGTCTGCATTTGTTGCATTCTCTAAAGTTAATTCAATAATTCCCTGCCCATCTTCTGGTATATTAGAAAGGTTTACTACATCTGCAGAGATTTGTGGTTTTTCAATTTGCTGTGTAGCAATTGATAACTCAGATCCACCTGCACCAATAACGCCTTCTTCCCAATTTTGATGGTCATAGAAATTAGAGATTGTTGCTCCCTCCCATGGACAAGATGTTCTACCTGCCACAGTTCTAAAGATTGGTCCGTTACCATCAAAAGCATTTACTACATCAATACTCATATAGTTATCAGTATCGTTATCTGCAATTGTGTAGGAGAACGTAGTAGAGGTTGCTTGTTCTAAATCTGTAGCTCCTGCAGAACTGAAACCAGCACTTGCAGACATTCCTAATTCAAAACCTGTATCATTCGCTTCTATACCTAAAGTGTAAGCAAAAGAAGTTTCTACATCTACACCCCAAGCAACAGAATTTGCATTTGCTGTAAATGTACTAATTGATCTTTCAAGACCTCCAACACCATAATCTATAGAGATATTATCGCTAAACTGACTGTTTACAAAATTTGCAAACTGTACTCCTCCTTCTAAAACTCTATCAGAAGATAAAATACTTGATTTTAGAGCCTCTTGAT includes:
- a CDS encoding T9SS type A sorting domain-containing protein: MKFNKTILSIFSLAFLLGSNLLFAAVPTWTVNPNNYQYTMNVTAFVNVNGTDFTSTNDVVGAFVNDECRGVAQLVYVSAVNRHLAYITLYSNTITEDITFKVYHESSDTETTIQETLPFTINGNVGLPSSAYSIASPTLSSDATFNGVTFSNLNVDSITTVGDTVFVHTPFYNVDLSNVNPVFDVSVGAHIVYNNRFRGVSGNGYDLSERRAFKILSADQSTFTTIYIDVDNDKVTPSDFSNMMSFKGKLLTTGFRKNTEDYIAAFVGNECRGKAKLTYDSLEKDYFVDLHVYANIINEAIEFRIYTASNQTVSTVLKNVSFERNRVLGSTASPYIFSTSATSSNAEIERLSINGNLIRNVTYTQDTVFVELDFHRTDFTSVTPVFELSSGATLQYNGSSAATAGMAYDFSNSQEFVVVSQDGSATQSVQVVVAPEHVNAASFQHEMQVSSFVTINGEALDNITDKVAAFVNDEIRGVGSLVYSSDQERYVSDFTVYTNNLAETISFKVYSAEDDSVYNIDYNADFIDNGQLGESPYAYSIAYPRLNQSAIIAGVVIDGITDANVTISADSILVTIAESNASIAVFTPTFSISDGAKFLVNNEVAATSGATYDFSNPLAITVISEDEATITNYHLTMANGTVLSTVSSLEKAIVMYPNPIQNQLNVQTEFTIDGIKIRDINGRDISNNFTVNDNTITFTDNLRSGVYFVEILSDNTLVRKKIIKE
- a CDS encoding LamG-like jellyroll fold domain-containing protein yields the protein MKKLLLLLMFSLPGLVGISDTLHRSNNDENLDNSTNDPTMKTTTSKVESIDKYRTIDYKETLFSKSLSWSNLKFNESHSNNGSIENAIIVTANNVIFNGKKGTELVSKGVVIFTNIPDGLTAYAIIESTTEVHLKLNGIAANHVSTDDVSNIGVSFLNGVFIDATVNQVSQTNKSGIKVDYIDGFSSGNSPARDEGADPSQPQVTVVEGVFAGERKTIHSNGDYVNFHVGYPILPYNIEQSYDIYREDDTNLTDGETIREGRLNMAFPYDIFYTTPTFTRSSFNVSKGYFSDKTAISWDISSNRDVITSFKVYSRPFDITNEDDIENYKLLATVSADTYFYDDPHVEGGVLYEYKVQAEGVAELAIKYTNYITGVGFRNPTATVSGNIAFEGGNPVENVIVRAEPQGGDIVLSAHSVVVDGDGYVESKVDVENISDDYTLQSWFRLTENGEGTIFRVYDNTTYYELIYTKDGDSFEMVLRSPLLSDEIGYHLSNYLPTGAADGSGEDVLETFDNVMNQFNHISLVLPNNETPKLYFNGRLLNDDYILSISPEKRDMVGIVVSNNTADKVFTKFVDSDVNFRVGEGFNGNIDDVRFWSIPLTDQEVKKNYRRYLSGIEKGLEVYLRIDEGTGDYAYDLSKEGFSYHERHSFLNNATWTADAPTTSQLGIFGVTDAYGNYVIASIPYSGDGGSYAITPLFGVHEFDPGQQVVYLGKGAEVVNKLDFTDISSFIFRGIAYYDVRGNFEPLAKVEDVTQIEEDGYNQYLVTVDGTKIRYNKGHYFENELGELYEYPKVFLDGANIFVDGTMILDENKLPVVTGKDGLFEINVPIGNHFIEVRKEGHGLVHGGRFPVEGYHEFFEHIEAPKSFIDTTRVTVVGRIVGGQIEAEKPIGFGFDGKVEYEYNAGTDEAYKEEVSSVNNLGTARITFDYLPYGADPSTGYLSTTYFTNAETGEYKAELMPLDYSINQTTGIVIPSNPSILILNGNEEISYAGYTREKTSEYGTETEGLQSEPYNFIQNFIYRAVPKLRAENQTYAYLVAPSSDTEDKVPVYEQFAEYTIDLIAFEEYENKETSEFFEVPVSDGQYIVNNNVALEGSDSFVKDPNQSNKTVYQFTAGLPQVVAPFRRSMAMRLRIKGIDYVANGILEEGIVLGGQPDGSQMFVTAAPDVPDIILRDPPGTGSSASIEEGTEISITESLTLGGSVGTEFNSKLSLGTTIEAGGGLAGPVIKTEITNDIEAGLSVSTSAENTDAVTKTYSFSQTISTSEDLVGADGDLYIGQSTNLQYGSYNKLMATDTLVKGIDNVEFVKYDEDGNTTTVFLNKQKAIYFNEEPSETFFIYSQKHIINTLIPEYESFILGLENGTIDPEAPGVLKKRDYEQQVKLWQEIIQNNEKTKYLAFNDQEALKSSILSSDRVLEGGVQFANFVNSQFSDNISIDYGVGGLERSISTFTANANSVAWGVDVETSFAYTLGIEANDTGFELGMSASAGFSSAGATDLEQATSTTFSYTIADNDTDNYMSIDVVNAFDGNGPIFRTVAGRTSCPWEGATISNFYDHQNWEEGVIGAGGSELSIATQQIEKPQISADVVNLSNIPEDGQGIIELTLENATNADLNENVSFMLYIDNTTNPYNIISNIPSGGVALEVPHDQPVTYTVYFEKSKPDVYDYEDLTIVLESICEGSDLQHTIDVSLHYVPSCTKIEVQKPLDKWVMNASTAFNDDGSTNSMPIVLGDYSRNYNSFEKVRLEYRKSTSPTWSRLHTYYNDETAYTTAVDADEQKITLMDADNITFSWDIGAEGLSDGDYDIRAISYCSNGTEYVSNVVSGKVDLNIPVAFGTPSPADGILSAGEDLRMQFSENVLYNSAISNIEIVGQTNDQEISHGTSVFFQGATNKVTLEKPSISTEAFTLEFWMRDLTTEASAVIFEQENGMDATLVGNTLTWTIQGSSPQSVSGSIATDGLFHHYVFVYDGDGTGTMRIYQDDTELGVTNTGAFAVQNINNLVFGGSDFKGNLLDVRLWSKALSISEAYAKMYSTLLGSERGLQGYWPMNEGRDNVVNDKARNKHGFMNAEWDIRPKGTAYNFENNDYLTLDNVGFVQISNEMDLSLSFWVKMDQSQDATIFSNGKGDGTDVIEANGTANKWSVDVHTNGKLYLKNEGVSYELTGDIVDGQWHHVGLVLNRLGALKTYVDADLVSSNISNDISGFTGSRIFVGARGFRNNGVYEVDRHFTGQIDELRLWNLSRAKEQLDRDRFYEVDFSTTGLMLYLQMNEPDPVDGVAPTYYHMSNNEIVATSTSLMNAGSPNFDKDSPAIKPKRHLEMFAVNYIINEDEMIITPVISNWSALEGQVLDITVSRLFDEKGNRQASPITWTAYVRKNQVIWTVNNGLDFLSIQNYVGISKSFDITIENMGGTDQPFTIENVPTWLDITETTGTLGPDSKKVITASVNPSLSVGEYSTDLYLDTDYDYDEKIKFDLRVLENAPNWAVTASDYEYNMNIVGKIKVNAIFAEDEHTKIGAFVNNEARGEAHLVYDKNWDDYFLYLNVYSNVSSGEEVTFKIWDATTGRILDAEIDENANLVFIQDKITGNKANPAIFSNTNTMEQSFALNAGWTWISLSVDDTNLDNLDTLTKQLNLTTGDRIVEQAAFDIFDESIGWSGSITSNSGMSTVKMYKMKMSQANDLIISGEMVNVESFALSLQTGWNWLPYPVHNNLTVNDALAYYDASNGDVIKGHNTFAVYDEFSGWVGTLNFMKTGEGYMLLSNSSAQDFSYPKVISNARSTQQTPDISADFVHNAYEFNMSTVVEVPDGYSKVYVYNNEHHDVRGIGNVVEIDGRNLAFISVFANDGEKLNYSIHNGNAFENVGDEFEFTADEVYGDYQTPIQLGDIISANLQPVANSQFRVYPNPSSTNFNLEFELVLGTDYRVNVYTVDGRVIELQEAQGNIGINKVVIGDNYKTGMYVVEVITNQGIFTKRLIKR